A stretch of DNA from Deltaproteobacteria bacterium:
GCTGTGGAATTTCGATCCTGTCCAGGCCGGCATCGTCGTGAACCAGGGCTTCGGGACCCAGAGCGGTCAAGGGCAGCAGGACGCAAAACTCCGTGCCCTGGCCCACCGCGCTCTCGGCCCGGATGGTCCCGCCCATCAGCTCCACCAGACGTCGGGAAATGGCCAAGCCCAGACCCGTGCCGCCAAAAGCACGGGTGGTCGAGGAATCGGCCTGGGAAAAGCTCTCGAAAACATGCTCCAGCTTGTCTTCGGGAATGCCCACTCCCGTGTCGCGGACACGAAAACGGCACCACTGCCTCTCGCCCGGGCCGTCCGTGTCCTGGATGTCGGGCGCCAGAAGGTCCACGTCCAGGCGCACGTGGCCCCGAGGCGTGAACTTGATGGCGTTGCCGATCAGATTGACCAGGATCTGGCGCAACCGGGTCGGGTCGCCCTCGTAACACGCACCCACGTCGCCGGAAATTCCGAGCTGGAGCTCCAGCCCCTTGACGGCGGCCTGGGTCTTCAAAAGACGCGTCGTCTCCTCGGCCACGCGGGCCAGATCAAAGGGGATGGATTCCAATTCCATCCGGCCTTCCTCGATCTTGGAAAAATCGAGGATGTCGTTGATGATGGTCAGCAGCATCTCGCCCGCGCTGGAAAAAGTGCGCACGTATTCACTCTGTTCCGTGTCCAGATTGGTTTCGGACAGCATCTGGGCCATGCCCAGGATGGCGTTCATGGGCGTGCGGATCTCGTGGCTCATGCGGGCCACGAATTCGCTCTTGGCCGTGGTCGCGCGGTCCGCGTCGTCCTTGGCCCGCCGCAGGTCGTCGGCCTGAGCGCGGAGCACCTCGCTGGCGCGCATGCGCTCGGTGATATCCTCGAAAACCCAGATCACGCCCTTGCTGGCCTCGCGCGGATCAATGGGCTTGGCCGAAACCTGACACCAGAAACGGGTTCCGTTGGCGCGGATAAACTGGTGGTCGTGCTGCATCATGCCGTGTTGGCCGATGGCCGCATGATACCGATGCAGGAACTCGGCGTGGGATTTGCGGGAAAAATGCAGATCAACCATGGACATGTGGGACAGGGCCGCGCTGTCATGGCCGAACATCTCGGCAAAACGCTTGTTGAAACGCTGGATGCCTCCTTCCCCGTCCATGACCGCGATGCCGACCAGGGAATTGTCGAAAATGGCCTGGACCTCGCGCAGGGCCACGTGCAGCTTTTCCGTGCGTTCGGTCACGGTCCGTTCCAAGCCCTGATAGGCCTCGCGCAGATTGGCGCTCATGGCGTTGAACTCGCCCGCGAGCTGGCCGATCTCGTCCCGGCGTTCGGCCAGCCGGGTGCTGACGAACTCCCGGCCGCCAACATCGCGGGCCATGCGGACCAAGGTCTGGACCGGCGCGATGAGCACCCGGCGCAAAAACAGATGGGCCAACACGCAGACCAGGCCAAGCACGGACAGGAAGGCGGCCACCATGCGCACCGTCGTGGTCCGGATTTCCTGGCGCACGTCGTCCAGACGCATC
This window harbors:
- a CDS encoding response regulator, whose translation is MNTKKFFFFNRVQFRVNVGLALILGLSFAGLSWFLLSTQWRLLVDDLARRGQQQAQAAAEAGAVHIERGSLFLLEELVAKVEYSPRVAFCRIVDASGRDLVPDRRRVVHDPGNELVVSWPIEAEDRNLGEVRVGMRLDDVRQEIRTTTVRMVAAFLSVLGLVCVLAHLFLRRVLIAPVQTLVRMARDVGGREFVSTRLAERRDEIGQLAGEFNAMSANLREAYQGLERTVTERTEKLHVALREVQAIFDNSLVGIAVMDGEGGIQRFNKRFAEMFGHDSAALSHMSMVDLHFSRKSHAEFLHRYHAAIGQHGMMQHDHQFIRANGTRFWCQVSAKPIDPREASKGVIWVFEDITERMRASEVLRAQADDLRRAKDDADRATTAKSEFVARMSHEIRTPMNAILGMAQMLSETNLDTEQSEYVRTFSSAGEMLLTIINDILDFSKIEEGRMELESIPFDLARVAEETTRLLKTQAAVKGLELQLGISGDVGACYEGDPTRLRQILVNLIGNAIKFTPRGHVRLDVDLLAPDIQDTDGPGERQWCRFRVRDTGVGIPEDKLEHVFESFSQADSSTTRAFGGTGLGLAISRRLVELMGGTIRAESAVGQGTEFCVLLPLTALGPEALVHDDAGLDRIEIPQRRSDAPPRVLVVDDVEANRRVVELFLRGQDIDLTLAKDGSEGLRLVQDQPYDLILMDMEMPVMDGMAATRAIRAWEREQGFEPAHIVAMTAHSFVEQKEAIMAAGCSGYLAKPIRKSGLLRVLDDYRAGVGPRDDEVVAA